From a region of the Cucumis sativus cultivar 9930 chromosome 6, Cucumber_9930_V3, whole genome shotgun sequence genome:
- the LOC116404354 gene encoding uncharacterized protein LOC116404354: protein MLTALSIYANGHIFPLAFAIVEGENTSNWSWFLHALREYVTDRYGICLISNRHRGILSAINNEEVGWSEPRAVHRYCLRHVASNFNQKYKSKQLKDLVFRVGNQHQRRKFIKIMKELQRLNPECLEFFEDIDVEKWTQSHDNESRYGWMTSNAAEWMTSNTTRKSFTRRFMTPDGAYCYRMNNFVEDVRRVSMENNFEIFSPMCDEFMGDIDSLVQRTRRLNVADTES, encoded by the exons ATGCTAACTGCCTTATCGATTTATGCAAATGGTCATATATTTCCTCTTGCATTTGCTATAGTGGAAGGGGAAAACACGTCTAATTGGTCATGGTTTCTTCATGCACTTCGCGAATACGTTACTGATCGATATGGTATTTGCTTGATCTCTAACAGACATAGGGGCATTCTTTCTGCCATTAACAATGAAGAGGTAGGTTGGAGTGAACCTCGAGCTGTCCATCGATATTGTCTTCGTCATGTTGCTAGCAACTTCAATcagaaatataaatcaaagcAACTGAAAGACTTGGTGTTTAGGGTAGGTAATCAACACCAAAGGcgcaaatttataaaaataatgaaagaactACAACGATTGAACCCAGAGTGTCTTGAGTTTTTTGAAGATATTGACGTGGAAAAATGGACTCAGTCACATGACAATGAGTCTCGATATGGGTGGATGACAAGCAATGCAGCTGAATGGATGACAAGCAATACAACAAGAAAAAGTTTTACCCGACGCTTCATGACACCTGATGGCGCTTACTGTTATCGCATg aataattttgttgaagacgTACGTCGAGTCTCCAtggaaaacaattttgaaatttttagtcCAATGTGTGACGAATTCATGGGAGATATAGACAGCCTTGTTCAGCGGACTCGACGTTTAAATGTTGCCGACACAGAATCGTAG